The following proteins are encoded in a genomic region of Rissa tridactyla isolate bRisTri1 chromosome 5, bRisTri1.patW.cur.20221130, whole genome shotgun sequence:
- the NKX6-1 gene encoding LOW QUALITY PROTEIN: homeobox protein Nkx-6.1 (The sequence of the model RefSeq protein was modified relative to this genomic sequence to represent the inferred CDS: inserted 2 bases in 2 codons) — protein MLALGQMDGAPRQGAFLLGSPPLAALHSMAEMKAPLYPAYPLPAGPASSSSASASPASASPSPPLGSPGLKAPAAASAAAGGLSALGSAPPQLSAATPHGINDILSRPPCPXPGAALASASPSASSAAAPAGLLAGXPRFGSLSPPPPPPPALYFSPGAAAAAAAVAAGRYPKPLAELPGXXXXXXXXXXXSPPPPDQGSILLDKDGKRKHTRPTFSGQQIFALEKTFEQTKYLAGPERARLAYSLGMTESQVKVWFQNRRTKWRKKHAAEMATAKKKQDSETERLKGASENEEEDDDYNKPLDPNSDDEKITQLLKKHKPGGGGLLLHPPEGEASA, from the exons atGCTGGCGCTGGGGCAGATGGACGGCGCGCCCCGGCAGGGCGCCTTCCTGCTGGGCAGCCCGCCGCTGGCCGCCCTGCACAGCATGGCCGAGATGAAGGCGCCGCTGTACCCTGCGTACCCCCTGCCCGCCGggcccgcctcctcctcctccgcctccgccTCGCCCGCCTCCGCCTCGCCCTCGCCGCCGCTCGGCTCCCCCGGCCTGaaagcgcccgccgccgcctccgccgccgcgggCGGGTTGTCGGCGCTGGGCTCGGCCCCGCCGCAGCTCTCGGCCGCCACCCCGCACGGCATCAACGACATCCTCAGCCGGCCTCCATGCC TGCCAGGCGCCGCGCTCGCCTCCGCCTCGCCCTCCGCCTCCTCGGCGGCGGCGCCCGCCGGGCTGCTGGCCG TGCCCCGCTTCGGCAGcctcagccccccgccgccgccgccgcccgccctctACTTCAgccccggtgccgccgccgctgccgccgccgtgGCCGCCGGGCGCTACCCCAAGCCGCTGGCCGAGCTGCCCGGNNNNNNNNNNNNNNNNNNNNNNNNNNNNNNNN tctctccccccccgccaGATCAAGGCTCAATTTTGCTGGATAAGGACGGAAAGAGAAAACATACCAGACCCACTTTTTCTGGCCAGCAGATTTTCGCCCTGGAAAAGACTTTCGAGCAGACGAAATACCTGGCGGGCCCGGAGCGAGCCCGGCTGGCCTATTCGCTGGGGATGACGGAGAGCCAGGTCAAG GTCTGGTTCCAGAACCGACGGACCAAGTGGCGGAAGAAGCACGCGGCGGAGATGGCGACGGCGAAGAAGAAGCAGGACTCGGAGACGGAGCGGCTGAAAGGCGCCTCGGAgaacgaggaggaggacgacgacTACAACAAGCCGCTGGACCCGAACTCGGACGACGAGAAGATCACGCAGTTGCTGAAGAAACACaagccggggggcggcgggctgCTGCTGCACCCCCCCGAGGGGGAGGCCTCCGCCTag